From Phaeodactylum tricornutum CCAP 1055/1 chromosome 11, complete sequence, one genomic window encodes:
- a CDS encoding predicted protein — protein sequence MPPSIDRSLHWIGTWTLSAHILPLKRRRGLSTIFIFIVLSCCKIQLQSLAKAYTGNGKPSRKRLIPPTKREPRYFAQEALLPGLANLDELQPEFVVPGLPVLYTNDPKRVSDWLGDHVGPNGGTLGFDVESVPEIPHILRKATFRGPALVQLATPNASLVIQLARNNGRHSRACIPILEAVLADEHIIKAGVQVDLDMLELHQKWHTIEARSRLDLGGLLICEDDANRRPGLKRLAESVLGVNLPKSKSLAKSNWSQVPLSPAQIAYSARDAWAGAAIVEELVRLDPIIFERVSLVERLRSQRPIAELSVRLNKRREAKSLLSSLLAPYSFQKGSQVSVDELPPWKQKTVKNLRQQLCCINGSASTGKNYRKDPNTPSYFCQKERIAMGIPQFLSYILETAGRNVDLQYYQGGIVPRQDERQTRDGADSQKRPLRIGIDVSSWIYKACQGHGSMLGDERHLTNYGRAALLQNEEQQKTGDLNDTKIRDAQKREMVLRYVNACSLYVIERLQRLQSMTDAEILVVLDGATPPIKRVEVRDRSNRRKQAAQDRDRPADTDEDALDRRFKAFRRAGAGEYYTDVVESILQGLRAKSIPFLVSPYESDGQLAFLGDKGYIDLIATEDSDLVAYGVKSPILYKLVNSLGDEAVPRGVLVRREDLGATTEINLCDFTATMLAVLFVAAGSDYCKKLKGIGVKAASYIVRAAFYSKREKGCSPLEVVFRKLYSETWDKQTLTDDFKRDYEKGFLAALLMFRHPVVFDSVHGVCATMGDPLEGDPQLISYPPYAELCRDSERRAAVCGNLLPSPQALFVAEGWLSARTFRPYPKTEIPSNVKKWLWQNEKQARVPSTNQKHSKRRKETATDEGDLEGDFETEEQAMTWVDEVSDGDSPVACL from the exons ATGCCACCGAGCATTGATCGATCTCTCCATTGGATCGGCACGTGGACTCTTAGCGCGCATATTCTCCCTCTAAAGAGACGCCGCGGTCTCTCCAcaattttcattttcatCGTTTTAAGCTGCTGCAAAATTCAGTTGCAATCCTTGGCAAAGGCCTACACGGGAAACGGCAAGCCTAGTCGGAAACGTTTGATTCCTCCCACTAAGCGTGAACCTCGCTATTTCGCGCAGGAGGCGTTGCTTCCGGGCTTAGCAAATCTCGATGAGCTACAACCTGAATTTGTGGTACCAGGGCTACCCGTTCTGTACACGAATGATCCCAAGAGAGTCTCGGACTGGCTTGGCGACCACGTCGGGCCAAATGGAGGCACGTTAGGTTTTGATGTTGAG TCGGTACCTGAGATTCCGCATATCCTACGAAAAGCAACATTCCGAGGACCTGCCCTTGTGCAACTTGCTACACCAAACGCAAGCCTCGTCATTCAACTCGCGCGAAACAATGGTCGCCACAGTCGAGCATGCATCCCAATACTCGAAGCCGTGCTGGCCGATGAACATATCATCAAAGCTGGTGTTCAAGTCGATTTGGATATGCTTGAGCTTCATCAGAAATGGCATACTATTGAAGCTCGCAGCCGCCTTGATCTTGGGGGACTTCTCATTTGTGAAGACGACGCAAATCGCCGTCCTGGCCTGAAGCGCCTCGCCGAAAGCGTTCTTGGCGTAAATCTACCAAAGAGCAAGAGTTTGGCTAAGAGCAACTGGAGCCAGGTACCATTGAGCCCCGCTCAAATAGCCTATAGTGCACGGGATGCCTGGGCGGGGGCTGCAATAGTGGAAGAGTTGGTCCGCCTGGATCCCATTATTTTCGAAAGAGTGTCTTTAGTCGAGCGCCTGCGCTCGCAACGGCCTATAGCCGAGCTATCGGTGCGTTTGAATAAGCGGAGAGAGGCAAAGAGTCTCCTTTCGTCGTTATTGGCACCATACTCGTTCCAGAAAGGATCACAAGTATCAGTTGACGAGCTTCCGCCTTGGAAGCAAAAGACGGTCAAGAATCTGAGGCAACAG CTATGTTGCATCAACGGCAGCGCTTCGACTGGGAAAAATTACA GGAAAGATCCAAATACACCGTCTTATTTTTGCCAGAAGGAAAGAATTGCCATGGGGATCCCTCAGTTTCTTTCCTACATTCTAGAGACGGCTGGTAGAAATGTCGATCTCCAGTATTATCAAGGTGGCATTGTTCCTCGTCAAGATGAAAGACAAACACGAGACGGAGCCGACAGTCAGAAGAGGCCTCTACGGATTGGCATAGATGTAAGCTCCTGGATCTACAAGGCATGTCAAGGACACGGGAGCATGCTCGGCGACGAACGACACTTAACGAATTATGGCCGGGCAGCCCTACTGCAGAATGAAGAGCAACAGAAGACTGGCGATTTAAATGACACAAAAATTCGAGACGCACAGAAAAGGGAAATGGTTCTGAGATACGTCAATGCTTGTAGCTTGTACGTCATCGAGCGATTGCAACGTTTGCAGTCTATGACAGATGCGGAAATTCTTGTTGTTCTAGATGGTGCAACACCTCCGATAAAGCGTGTTGAAGTTCGCGATCGATCAAACCGACGGAAACAAGCTGCCCAGGATCGTGATCGACCTGCGGATACTGATGAAGATGCTCTAGATCGACGCTTTAAAGCTTTTCGACGAGCTGGCGCTGGAGAGTATTATACCGACGTTGTCGAAAGTATTTTGCAAGGACTCCGTGCAAAATCGATTCCTTTTCTTGTCTCACCCTACGAGTCGGATGGGCAGTTGGCGTTTCTAGGAGACAAAGGGTACATCGATCTAATCGCAACGGAGGATTCCGATTTAGTGGCATATGGAGTGAAAAGTCCTATTCTTTACAAGTTGGTCAATTCCCTCGGCGACGAAGCAGTACCTCGAGGAGTTCTTGTGCGACGGGAAGATCTCGGAGCAACAACCGAGATCAACCTCTGCGACTTTACCGCTACCATGCTGGCGGTATTATTCGTGGCTGCGGGATCGGATTACTGTAAAAAATTGAAGGGTATCGGCGTAAAGGCGGCTTCATATATCGTCCGAGCGGCCTTCTATAGTAAGCGAGAAAAAGGATGCAGCCCTCTAGAGGTTGTTTTTCGAAAGCTGTACTCCGAGACATGGGACAAACAGACACTGACAGATGATTTCAAACGAGACTACGAGAAAGGCTTTTTGGCAGCTCTCCTTATGTTCCGACATCCTGTTGTTTTCGACTCGGTCCACGGAGTTTGCGCTACTATGGGAGATCCGTTAGAAGGAGATCCCCAACTCATCTCCTACCCTCCCTACGCCGAGCTTTGCCGCGACTCTGAACGCAGAGCCGCTGTTTGCGGTAATCTGCTACCATCTCCTCAGGCGCTGTTTGTCGCGGAAGGGTGGCTTTCGGCACGAACGTTTCGTCCGTATCCAAAGACTGAAATCCCCTCAAATGTAAAAAAGTGGCTTTGGCAAAATGAAAAGCAAGCGCGTGTGCCTTCTACGAATCAAAAGCACAGCAAGAGGAGAAAGGAGACAGCCACGGACGAAGGGGATTTAGAAGGAGACTTCGAGACCGAGGAGCAAGCGATGACGTGGGTGGACGAAGTCAGTGATGGCGACAGCCCAGTAGCCTGTCTCTAA